In a single window of the Arthrobacter globiformis genome:
- a CDS encoding CGNR zinc finger domain-containing protein, which produces MKHSFLSGNPALDFVATLRSRRGAPFEMLASAESLDSWFLESGIVDENTRCEPADVRQAVSVREAIYSLVLARMGGEAYSNKALSTVNDAAHTPPAVPQLRPGGRHIEATPAQALSTVARHAIEILSGADAPLLKECADPECTRVFIDRSRGGRREWCSMEPCGNRMKAAAYRARKRKERQVSP; this is translated from the coding sequence ATGAAGCATTCCTTCCTCAGCGGCAACCCGGCGCTTGATTTCGTCGCGACGCTCCGCTCACGGCGCGGGGCACCTTTTGAGATGCTGGCTTCTGCGGAAAGCCTTGATTCGTGGTTTCTCGAGTCTGGGATCGTCGATGAAAACACCCGATGTGAACCAGCGGACGTCCGGCAGGCGGTGTCGGTCCGGGAGGCCATCTATTCTCTGGTTCTCGCCCGAATGGGCGGAGAAGCGTACAGCAACAAGGCCCTCTCGACGGTGAATGACGCTGCCCATACCCCGCCTGCCGTTCCGCAGCTCAGGCCTGGTGGCCGGCATATCGAAGCGACTCCGGCCCAGGCGTTGTCCACCGTTGCCCGCCACGCGATCGAGATTCTCAGCGGAGCGGATGCACCGCTGCTCAAGGAGTGCGCTGACCCCGAGTGCACGAGGGTTTTCATCGACCGCTCTCGTGGAGGCCGCCGTGAATGGTGCAGCATGGAGCCATGCGGCAACAGGATGAAGGCGGCCGCCTACCGGGCCCGCAAGAGAAAAGAACGGCAAGTTTCGCCATAG
- a CDS encoding L-aspartate oxidase, with amino-acid sequence MNSRERRLATGVLVIGTGGSGLRAAIELAEAGVDVIAVGKRSRLDAHTSLAAGGINAALGTEDPLDSWQQHAADTIKESYFLANPHTVEVVTSGAEEGIRDLERYGMSFARTADGRISQRFFGAHTWRRTAFAGDYTGLEIQRTLVSRAEQLEVPILDGIYITRLLVNDNRVFGAYGFDINDGTRYLIHADAIILAAGGHNRIWRQTTSRRDENTGDSFRLAVEAGARLRDAELVQFHPSGILEPENAAGTLISEAARGEGGILRNALGERFMERYDPDRMELSTRDRVALAAYTEIQEGRGTEKGGVWLDVSHLPRETIMQRLPRVYQTMLELQMLDITRDPIEIAPTAHYSMGGVWVRPEDHGTDVDGLYAIGEASSGLHGANRLGGNSLIELLVYGRIVGQAAASYSAGLTNHRRSSAAITEARAEVDTLLTADGRENVRVLQRAIRNTMTKHAGVVRDEKGLMAGLDEIKHIGQRVEDLGIHPDIAGFQDLAHAFDLKASLIAAQATLESALERRETRGCHNRSDYPDLDPKLQVNLVWSPTTGVVREDIPPVPDEIAKLIQDVSTNGKLVE; translated from the coding sequence ATGAACAGCAGAGAACGTCGTCTCGCGACTGGCGTCCTAGTCATCGGTACGGGTGGCTCTGGCCTCCGTGCGGCAATCGAGCTCGCCGAGGCCGGCGTCGATGTGATCGCCGTCGGAAAGCGGTCGCGTCTGGATGCGCATACATCATTAGCAGCTGGCGGTATCAACGCTGCCCTCGGAACTGAGGACCCTCTCGACTCTTGGCAGCAGCACGCCGCCGACACGATCAAAGAGAGCTACTTCCTCGCCAATCCACACACCGTGGAAGTCGTCACCAGCGGTGCGGAGGAAGGCATCCGAGATCTGGAAAGATACGGGATGTCATTCGCACGGACCGCGGATGGGCGCATCTCACAACGCTTCTTTGGAGCCCACACCTGGCGCCGCACCGCGTTCGCCGGAGACTACACCGGGCTAGAGATCCAACGTACACTCGTCTCCCGAGCTGAACAGCTAGAGGTACCCATCCTCGATGGCATCTACATCACCCGTCTCCTGGTCAACGACAACAGAGTATTCGGGGCGTACGGCTTCGACATCAACGATGGTACCCGTTACCTCATCCATGCTGATGCGATCATTCTCGCCGCCGGCGGCCACAACCGCATCTGGCGGCAAACAACTTCCCGTCGCGACGAAAACACCGGCGACTCGTTTCGCCTCGCTGTTGAGGCAGGCGCACGCCTGCGCGACGCCGAGCTCGTGCAGTTCCACCCCTCAGGGATTCTGGAGCCCGAAAATGCGGCAGGCACGCTGATATCCGAAGCCGCACGCGGAGAGGGGGGAATCCTGCGCAACGCACTTGGTGAACGCTTCATGGAACGCTACGACCCTGACCGAATGGAACTGTCCACCCGCGACCGCGTCGCACTCGCCGCATATACCGAGATTCAGGAGGGCCGCGGAACTGAAAAGGGCGGAGTCTGGCTGGACGTATCGCATCTCCCCCGCGAAACCATAATGCAACGGCTTCCGCGGGTTTATCAGACGATGCTGGAGTTGCAGATGCTCGACATCACGCGCGACCCAATCGAGATAGCCCCAACCGCTCACTATTCTATGGGTGGGGTCTGGGTGCGTCCCGAGGACCACGGCACGGATGTCGACGGACTTTACGCGATCGGTGAAGCGTCGAGTGGACTCCACGGAGCGAACCGGCTTGGCGGCAACTCACTCATCGAGCTCCTCGTCTACGGACGGATCGTGGGTCAGGCCGCGGCGAGCTACTCTGCCGGGCTGACCAATCACCGGCGGTCTTCAGCGGCAATAACAGAAGCGCGTGCTGAAGTTGACACCCTGCTTACCGCTGACGGCCGAGAGAACGTCCGAGTGCTCCAACGGGCGATCCGCAACACCATGACGAAGCATGCCGGTGTAGTCCGGGATGAGAAGGGCCTGATGGCCGGCCTGGACGAGATCAAACATATTGGTCAAAGGGTAGAGGACCTTGGAATCCACCCCGACATCGCCGGCTTCCAAGACCTCGCCCATGCATTCGACCTCAAGGCTTCCCTGATCGCGGCTCAAGCAACTTTGGAGTCTGCGCTGGAACGGCGCGAAACTCGAGGCTGCCACAACCGTAGCGACTATCCGGACTTAGACCCAAAGCTCCAAGTCAACCTCGTCTGGTCACCCACCACAGGTGTCGTCCGAGAAGATATTCCCCCTGTGCCTGATGAAATCGCCAAACTCATTCAGGACGTTTCAACCAACGGGAAGCTCGTCGAGTAG
- a CDS encoding TetR-like C-terminal domain-containing protein yields MGFTSVTFAHASGGVHARQLTATLLGDRREGFLTVLQRGRDRRQIRQDADLETVVDALYGAIYYRLVATGEVIDGPFLRHLNGLAVRSCATSAYFQKLAGQG; encoded by the coding sequence ATGGGTTTTACATCAGTGACCTTTGCACACGCTTCCGGAGGGGTTCATGCTCGGCAGCTGACTGCGACGCTGCTGGGGGACCGTCGCGAGGGCTTCCTTACGGTTCTGCAGCGGGGGCGTGACCGGAGGCAGATCCGGCAGGACGCTGACCTGGAAACGGTGGTGGACGCCTTATACGGCGCCATCTACTATCGGCTCGTGGCCACCGGGGAGGTCATTGATGGCCCTTTCCTTCGTCACCTCAATGGCCTGGCCGTCCGAAGCTGCGCCACATCGGCTTACTTCCAGAAGCTGGCCGGACAAGGGTGA
- a CDS encoding alpha-ketoacid dehydrogenase subunit beta, protein MSVISYRQALHDALRSEMLRDEDVFLIGEEIGLFEGSYKITEGLLAEFGPKRVRDTPIAEEGFTGAAIGAAMLGLRPVVEIMTINFSLLALDQIVNHAAKIYGMFGGQARVPLVIRTPGGGGQQLGATHSQNIELYYAFVPGMKVVAPSSPMDAKALMLAAIRDDDPVLVLENLALYNTTGEVPDDIEPAEIGKAAITREGKDITVVAYSRMAAVALQVAEQLAAEGIDAEVVDLRSLRPLDRDAIITSVKKTNCAVVLEDDWLTYGIGAEIAATISDGAFDWLDAPVRRVAMAEVPMPYAKSLETAALPSANDAKTAIRETLDAVARRR, encoded by the coding sequence GTGAGCGTGATCAGTTATCGGCAGGCCCTGCATGACGCGTTGCGTTCTGAAATGCTGCGCGACGAAGACGTTTTTCTGATCGGTGAGGAAATCGGCCTATTCGAAGGCTCCTACAAGATCACCGAAGGGCTCCTCGCTGAGTTTGGTCCCAAACGGGTCCGTGATACCCCCATCGCGGAGGAAGGATTCACCGGCGCCGCGATCGGCGCTGCGATGCTGGGTCTGCGGCCAGTGGTGGAGATCATGACGATCAACTTTTCGCTGCTGGCTCTGGATCAGATCGTTAACCACGCCGCGAAGATCTACGGCATGTTCGGTGGACAAGCTCGAGTCCCCCTTGTTATCCGCACCCCTGGTGGCGGTGGGCAGCAACTTGGTGCCACGCATTCGCAGAACATTGAACTCTACTATGCGTTTGTACCCGGTATGAAAGTCGTCGCTCCCTCAAGCCCAATGGATGCGAAGGCGCTCATGCTGGCCGCGATCCGCGACGATGACCCTGTGCTCGTCCTGGAAAACCTTGCCCTCTACAACACGACCGGCGAAGTCCCGGACGACATTGAACCGGCAGAGATCGGCAAGGCCGCCATTACCCGCGAAGGCAAAGACATCACGGTTGTCGCGTACTCTAGGATGGCCGCGGTCGCCCTCCAAGTCGCCGAACAACTCGCCGCCGAAGGGATCGATGCCGAAGTCGTTGACTTGCGCAGTCTCCGGCCCCTTGACCGCGATGCGATCATTACCTCTGTCAAGAAGACCAACTGCGCCGTCGTGCTCGAAGACGACTGGCTAACATACGGAATCGGCGCCGAGATCGCAGCGACCATCAGCGATGGCGCCTTCGACTGGCTTGACGCGCCCGTCCGCCGCGTAGCCATGGCTGAAGTTCCGATGCCCTACGCCAAGTCCTTGGAAACCGCCGCACTGCCCTCGGCAAACGATGCCAAGACTGCCATTCGTGAAACCCTTGACGCCGTTGCCCGGCGCCGCTGA
- a CDS encoding dihydrolipoamide acetyltransferase family protein — MIDIFMPRLSDTMTEGAIATWHKKPGDSVAPGDLLVEIETDKALMEQEAYDAGILVEILVQEGENVAIGTPIARLDNGTGDKPVNVSLSAASPPPIVSHPEVIVSAANQEMAAPVRGAGVTDQQPTRPAATPLVRRLARERSIDLTMVEGTGPGGRIVRADLDALTENTNTSLQVETMVAAPVMFEGAVKVNTTDTREPRPVPFDAIRQALAARLTESSTTIPAFTATTSADVAELLSLRARINQAYAETGVKVSVNDLLVRAVALALRVHPGVNASYAADGRGQTLLHGRVHIGVAVASPAGLVVPVIRDADKAALSAISTTARDLVAKATGRKLTALEMSDGTFTISNLGMYGIEHFTAIINPPQGAILAVGAARDEFTLVDGNVVGRKRLRYTLTADHRIIDGALAAQFLATLTELLENPLRIVA, encoded by the coding sequence ATGATCGATATCTTCATGCCACGCCTGTCCGACACCATGACCGAGGGTGCAATTGCTACTTGGCACAAGAAACCCGGCGATTCTGTTGCGCCGGGTGATCTGCTTGTCGAGATCGAAACCGACAAAGCACTCATGGAGCAGGAGGCCTATGACGCCGGCATCCTCGTCGAGATCCTCGTCCAAGAGGGCGAGAATGTCGCTATCGGCACCCCGATAGCGCGTCTCGATAACGGCACAGGAGATAAACCGGTGAACGTGTCTCTGTCCGCCGCGTCCCCACCGCCGATTGTGTCGCACCCGGAGGTGATAGTGTCGGCTGCCAATCAGGAGATGGCGGCGCCAGTGCGTGGGGCAGGCGTAACCGACCAGCAACCTACACGTCCGGCTGCAACACCGCTGGTCCGTCGGCTCGCGCGGGAACGTAGCATCGATTTAACCATGGTCGAAGGCACTGGACCCGGTGGCCGAATCGTCCGCGCCGACCTTGACGCCCTCACTGAGAACACGAACACCTCGCTCCAGGTCGAGACGATGGTCGCCGCGCCCGTCATGTTTGAAGGAGCCGTGAAGGTGAATACGACGGATACACGGGAACCCCGTCCGGTGCCGTTCGATGCGATTCGTCAAGCTCTCGCCGCCCGCTTGACCGAAAGCAGCACCACCATCCCCGCGTTCACGGCCACCACCTCCGCCGATGTAGCGGAGCTACTCTCGCTGCGCGCACGAATCAACCAAGCCTATGCTGAAACCGGGGTGAAGGTCAGCGTAAATGATCTCCTTGTCCGGGCGGTAGCGCTTGCGCTTCGAGTCCACCCAGGAGTCAATGCTTCTTACGCAGCCGACGGGCGTGGGCAGACCCTCCTCCACGGACGCGTCCACATCGGCGTCGCCGTTGCTTCACCCGCAGGCCTAGTCGTCCCCGTTATCCGGGATGCAGACAAAGCAGCTCTCAGCGCAATCTCTACGACAGCCCGTGACCTTGTCGCGAAAGCAACCGGCCGGAAGCTCACTGCCTTGGAGATGAGCGATGGTACGTTCACGATTAGCAACCTCGGCATGTACGGCATCGAGCACTTCACCGCGATCATCAACCCTCCTCAAGGTGCCATCCTCGCAGTCGGCGCCGCACGCGATGAGTTCACCCTCGTCGACGGTAATGTCGTCGGCCGCAAACGGCTTCGATACACACTCACCGCTGACCATCGAATCATCGATGGTGCCCTCGCAGCCCAGTTCCTAGCCACGCTCACGGAACTACTTGAGAACCCACTGCGGATCGTGGCGTGA
- the pdhA gene encoding pyruvate dehydrogenase (acetyl-transferring) E1 component subunit alpha: MSTTSKARAPKSAAVKVTTDSSRPASSVRRSSVGPLLPGAVQPDELLLGFYRQMVLIRRFEERAARAYTEAKIGGYAHLNLGEEATVSGLMAATRAEDYVFTNYREHGYALARGITPERVMAELFGRSDGVSKGWGGSMHMFDIDSRFMGGYGIVGGQVPLATGAALAIHYRSGSEAVVCLMGDGTTNIGAFHESLNIAALWDLPIVYVVINNGLGMGTTVEQSSAEPELYKRAVAYRMASARVDGNDPVAVHEAAQTALASAREGKPYLLEAVSGRMKGHSVVDPARYRSREEAEALKAADPLIAYSVRLQQQGLLTDDLIAQIETQARDAVAAAVEFAEASPRPDVATLFNYTYATPVANDSRRLPGDALFPTPARPSTDGFSEVTA; the protein is encoded by the coding sequence ATGTCCACGACTAGCAAGGCTCGCGCTCCGAAGAGCGCTGCCGTAAAGGTCACCACCGACAGCAGTCGCCCAGCATCATCGGTGCGCCGATCGTCAGTCGGACCGTTATTGCCTGGTGCCGTTCAGCCGGACGAGCTGTTGCTCGGCTTCTATCGGCAAATGGTGTTGATACGGCGTTTTGAAGAGCGTGCCGCCCGGGCATACACCGAGGCGAAGATCGGCGGCTACGCCCACTTGAATCTCGGGGAGGAGGCCACCGTCTCCGGCCTCATGGCCGCGACGCGGGCCGAGGACTACGTGTTTACAAATTACCGGGAGCACGGGTATGCCTTGGCGCGCGGCATCACGCCAGAGAGGGTTATGGCTGAGTTGTTTGGCCGCTCGGACGGTGTGTCGAAGGGGTGGGGTGGGTCAATGCATATGTTCGACATCGACTCCCGCTTCATGGGCGGGTACGGAATCGTCGGTGGCCAAGTACCGCTGGCGACCGGAGCCGCACTCGCGATCCACTACCGAAGCGGCTCGGAGGCTGTGGTGTGTTTGATGGGCGATGGGACGACGAATATTGGCGCATTTCATGAGTCGCTGAACATTGCCGCACTGTGGGATTTGCCCATAGTGTACGTTGTCATCAATAACGGGCTTGGTATGGGCACCACGGTGGAACAATCCTCTGCTGAGCCGGAGTTGTACAAGCGTGCCGTCGCTTATCGAATGGCTTCCGCCCGCGTTGACGGCAACGATCCAGTTGCCGTGCACGAGGCGGCCCAGACGGCGCTGGCCAGCGCCCGGGAGGGCAAACCATACCTGCTGGAAGCTGTGTCAGGCAGAATGAAGGGGCATTCGGTAGTCGACCCGGCCCGCTATCGCAGCCGCGAAGAGGCGGAGGCATTGAAGGCTGCAGATCCCCTCATCGCATACTCGGTACGCCTGCAGCAGCAGGGACTGCTGACCGATGACCTGATTGCACAAATCGAAACCCAGGCTAGGGATGCTGTCGCCGCTGCGGTCGAGTTTGCCGAGGCGAGCCCCCGCCCGGACGTGGCGACGCTGTTCAATTACACTTACGCCACGCCCGTGGCGAACGACTCTCGCCGGTTGCCAGGGGATGCCTTGTTCCCCACGCCTGCACGACCGAGCACGGATGGGTTCTCGGAGGTGACGGCGTGA
- a CDS encoding glycoside hydrolase family 15 protein has product MSTLPISDYALLSDRHSVALVSRGGSVDWLCFPRFDSNSVFAAILGEGGGNWSIHPQGPCASSRRYLDGTMVLETTFRTDSGEVTLTDAMEVGETPDPHRLGEGAPHALLRSLTCTSGSMSLDLCFKPRPEYGLIVPVMTSIGSGILASGGSGRLLLSCPEVLHAEAGELNVTLELHEGESLNFALQYSSLADAVPSAHSQSQTQQSLLKTVAAWHEWTADHQSYEGPWRDLVLHSGRVLQALSYQPTGAIVAAATTSLPELEGGERNWDYRYSWVRDASFTLQALWVAACPEEAEAFFAFVTAAAAHSGPSHPLQIMFGVGGEHDLTERVLPQLAGWRDSRPVRVGNGAWNQTQLDVYGEILDAAFRLRDQLGDIPPEIRGFLANLADAAATQWRQTDNGIWEIRGEPQHFLYSKLMCWVALDRAIKMAEQLQAQDRVQRWSAAAEEVRTAILEQGWNPKVGAFTQHFGSDSLDAAALMLPIVGFLPGTDPKILSTIAAVEEQLVDDRGLVLRYRTQTGIDGLPGEEGSFLLCTFWLAETLAMAGRTADAREVFERAARYLSDVGLLAEEIDTETGQQMGNFPQAFSHIGLINAAWAIQQAAQNQLHDEQQTILDNVMQD; this is encoded by the coding sequence ATGAGCACTCTTCCAATTTCGGACTACGCGCTGCTATCCGATAGGCATTCGGTGGCGCTGGTCAGTCGTGGTGGGTCGGTTGACTGGCTGTGTTTTCCCCGATTCGACAGTAATTCGGTGTTTGCCGCAATTCTTGGTGAAGGCGGGGGGAACTGGTCCATACATCCGCAGGGTCCTTGTGCCTCGAGCCGTCGGTACCTTGATGGCACCATGGTCTTGGAGACCACATTCCGGACAGATTCCGGGGAGGTCACACTTACGGATGCCATGGAGGTCGGCGAGACGCCAGATCCCCACCGACTTGGTGAGGGAGCACCCCACGCCCTGTTGCGGTCCCTGACCTGCACCAGCGGATCGATGTCTTTGGACCTTTGCTTCAAGCCGCGGCCCGAGTACGGACTCATTGTTCCCGTCATGACAAGTATCGGCTCGGGAATCCTGGCAAGCGGCGGATCAGGCAGGCTTCTCCTATCTTGCCCAGAGGTTCTTCATGCGGAGGCCGGAGAACTGAATGTCACTCTGGAATTACACGAGGGCGAAAGCCTGAACTTCGCTCTGCAGTATTCATCCCTAGCCGACGCCGTTCCAAGCGCGCATAGCCAGAGCCAGACGCAGCAGTCGCTGCTGAAAACGGTAGCTGCCTGGCACGAATGGACAGCAGACCACCAGTCTTATGAGGGCCCTTGGCGAGATCTGGTCCTGCATTCCGGCCGGGTGCTGCAGGCACTGAGCTACCAGCCGACCGGTGCGATTGTCGCCGCAGCGACGACCTCCCTGCCCGAACTGGAAGGTGGTGAGCGTAACTGGGACTATCGCTACTCATGGGTTCGTGATGCGAGTTTTACCCTGCAGGCTTTGTGGGTCGCCGCCTGCCCGGAGGAAGCGGAAGCGTTTTTTGCATTTGTCACAGCCGCTGCCGCCCATTCCGGCCCCAGTCATCCTCTTCAAATCATGTTTGGAGTCGGTGGGGAACACGACCTTACTGAACGCGTGCTTCCTCAGCTGGCCGGCTGGCGCGACAGCCGCCCGGTCAGGGTTGGAAACGGCGCCTGGAATCAGACCCAGCTGGATGTCTACGGGGAAATTCTCGACGCGGCCTTCCGGCTGCGCGACCAACTGGGCGACATTCCTCCGGAGATCCGGGGCTTCCTTGCCAACCTGGCTGATGCTGCAGCAACTCAGTGGCGCCAGACGGACAACGGTATCTGGGAAATCCGCGGGGAGCCTCAGCATTTCCTCTACTCAAAGCTCATGTGCTGGGTAGCTCTGGACCGGGCCATTAAGATGGCAGAGCAATTGCAGGCTCAAGACCGTGTCCAGCGATGGAGCGCTGCAGCTGAGGAAGTCCGTACGGCCATCCTGGAGCAGGGTTGGAATCCCAAGGTAGGGGCGTTCACGCAACACTTCGGGTCCGATAGCCTGGACGCTGCTGCTCTAATGCTTCCAATCGTCGGGTTTTTGCCAGGAACAGACCCCAAAATCCTTTCCACTATCGCTGCCGTCGAAGAGCAGCTAGTGGACGACCGAGGTTTGGTCCTGCGCTACCGTACTCAGACAGGAATCGACGGACTTCCCGGAGAGGAGGGCAGCTTCCTCTTGTGCACCTTCTGGCTCGCCGAGACGTTGGCCATGGCAGGGCGCACTGCAGATGCCAGGGAGGTGTTTGAAAGGGCAGCCCGCTACTTGAGCGATGTGGGATTACTGGCAGAGGAAATCGACACAGAGACCGGCCAGCAGATGGGCAACTTCCCCCAGGCCTTCAGCCACATCGGACTGATCAACGCTGCATGGGCCATTCAACAAGCGGCACAGAACCAGCTACACGACGAGCAGCAGACAATTCTCGATAACGTCATGCAAGACTGA
- a CDS encoding DUF3040 domain-containing protein: protein MALSEQERNALEQLEKQFRDDDPEFADAMQAEPVLKHSALRIVLGVLTAVAGISIVLLGASLHEPIAGITVGILGFSAQIAGGYIATMRSVRTGSKLPRRASRDTSIDGETAPEKDRLFKGGLGDAAFWTLFWWV from the coding sequence ATGGCACTCTCGGAACAAGAACGGAACGCGCTGGAGCAACTGGAGAAGCAGTTCAGGGATGACGACCCGGAATTCGCGGATGCCATGCAGGCAGAACCCGTCTTAAAGCACTCTGCACTCAGGATCGTTCTCGGCGTTCTCACCGCAGTGGCCGGGATCTCCATTGTGCTGTTGGGCGCCTCCCTCCATGAACCCATCGCCGGCATCACCGTCGGCATCCTGGGCTTCTCTGCCCAGATAGCTGGCGGGTACATCGCCACGATGCGCAGCGTCCGAACGGGAAGCAAGCTCCCTCGGCGTGCTTCGCGCGACACGTCAATTGATGGCGAAACAGCCCCGGAAAAGGACCGCTTATTCAAAGGCGGCCTTGGCGATGCAGCATTTTGGACCCTTTTCTGGTGGGTATAG
- a CDS encoding carboxymuconolactone decarboxylase family protein produces the protein MTIITTSARTNVGTQHPELYSTLASMAEASDQAALAEGISPLLLELVKIRVSQINGCAYCLRIHTADSLAKGETPERLAVLPAWRETQYFDAQEGAALGLAEYITGIKDSHAHAGLYEAAAEQLTPGQLSALIWVAISINSFNRVAISSSYKVAPGRQR, from the coding sequence ATGACCATCATCACAACTTCGGCGCGAACAAACGTTGGCACCCAGCACCCGGAGCTCTACAGCACACTTGCCAGCATGGCCGAAGCGTCGGACCAGGCCGCACTCGCCGAGGGCATCTCCCCGCTCCTGCTCGAACTCGTCAAGATCCGGGTGTCCCAGATCAATGGCTGCGCCTATTGCCTGCGGATCCACACGGCCGACTCCCTGGCCAAAGGCGAAACCCCTGAGCGCCTGGCAGTCCTGCCGGCATGGCGGGAAACACAGTACTTCGACGCGCAAGAAGGCGCAGCCCTGGGACTGGCTGAATATATCACCGGGATCAAGGATTCCCATGCCCACGCCGGCCTCTATGAAGCCGCCGCCGAGCAGCTGACCCCGGGGCAGCTGTCAGCCCTCATCTGGGTGGCCATCTCCATCAATTCGTTCAACCGGGTTGCCATCAGCAGCTCCTACAAGGTGGCGCCCGGCAGGCAGCGCTAA
- a CDS encoding ATP-binding cassette domain-containing protein has product MNRSESSDICGEKRIHRQTLKSRLRNGAAVAELQGTSGSHIIRATERIGLTGAQGVGKTAVLESLIHGRPHAPGRAGGRLLTDHVGYWPQHGDILDRHSTALENIQAVARDVPPDVIRTQLARFLLRANNANRRVSNIPPDERFRVALARLLLTGPPPELLVLDEPARCDKRATSRLLAALLSYPGALIVVSNREALLNRLDLDLILVLNDSGALTESTPKRCSAPNK; this is encoded by the coding sequence ATGAACCGCTCGGAATCATCCGATATCTGCGGGGAAAAACGTATCCACCGGCAGACACTGAAATCGCGCCTGCGCAATGGGGCAGCTGTGGCCGAACTGCAGGGAACCAGCGGCTCGCATATCATCAGAGCCACTGAGCGCATCGGCCTTACCGGTGCCCAAGGCGTTGGCAAGACAGCGGTCCTTGAATCCCTTATTCACGGCAGGCCACACGCACCTGGAAGAGCCGGTGGGCGGCTGCTGACAGATCATGTCGGCTATTGGCCGCAGCATGGCGACATACTCGATCGGCACAGTACCGCGCTGGAAAACATCCAAGCCGTCGCCCGGGACGTCCCCCCGGACGTCATCAGGACTCAACTTGCCCGGTTCCTCCTCCGCGCAAACAACGCCAATCGCCGCGTCAGCAACATCCCACCGGACGAGCGTTTCCGTGTTGCCCTGGCGCGGCTTCTGCTCACAGGACCACCCCCGGAGCTTCTCGTGCTGGACGAACCTGCCCGCTGCGACAAGCGCGCTACCAGCCGACTCCTCGCCGCCCTTCTCAGCTACCCTGGAGCACTCATTGTCGTCAGCAACCGGGAAGCCCTCCTCAACCGTCTGGACCTGGATCTGATCCTCGTCCTGAATGATAGTGGGGCGCTGACTGAGTCGACACCAAAGAGGTGCAGTGCGCCCAACAAGTAA